DNA sequence from the Carassius carassius chromosome 6, fCarCar2.1, whole genome shotgun sequence genome:
GTTCGACCCCAGACGGCGGGACTGTGCTGCCGTCCCTTCTGGACGAACACCTGCAGCATGCCCACGTGGTGCCCCGCCATGTTGTGTCTGAAGGCCAGGCACAGGTTCGCCTCGTTCCAGGGCATCTTCAGGGGGAGGATCAGCTGAGCGCCACGCCCACCTCTCTTCTCTCCGCCCTCTGAGATCGTTAGGTACCGCCCACCTGCCACAGACAAAGGCACATATAAAGGATGAATTTATCCAGtaaacaggaaatgacatcacaaaAAGGGTCTCTGTAGACCCTCAAGGAGTCTCTTAAATATACAAATTGTACCTTGaagatgttttaaaatatttaaaaagtgtatTTGACATTTTTGTACGTCATATCAAATGTTCACCACACTTGACCTTTCTAGATTCATCAAATGAAAATGTCTTGAAaacatgaagttttttttttaaggaaggtATGAGTGAAAACATTATGAAACATGAATATAAAGATTGGATGGCACCTGCagctttttcattatttattctttttatcatCAGAGACTTTATCTTACTTGTCATTGACCCgataaaattgtataaaaaaaaatgaaataaaataatataaaaaagcaaaCTGTTGGGTACCTAAAGGATCTGCTGTGGTCTCCCAGTGAAGGTCTCCCTCTCTGCGCTGGATCCATCCACAGAGACCGTGGTCAAAAGAGCAGCTCAGATGTCCAGTGTCTGTGGAAGATCACACAATTGCTCAAACATTCAGTTTACAAGAAATAGAAGCAAATTACTTTGAACTACTTTATCATGAAATTGgaataaaaatacttatttttttcaatatgaaCATTCACAACTAGATtagttattattatacattattataattttttttttcagcagcacACAAAGATTGTGCACCATTCAGAATTTTATTGAATAATTGAGGAAGCAAACAATTGATGAATTGTAATTTTAAGGCGAGTTTCAAATGAACATTAAAAGTTACACAAGAATGGTTGTCAATAAAGCATAAAGCATTTAATTGTTCAGTGTAAATTACTCAAACTGTAGAATGTAGGTTACACAATATATGGGGTATTTACAGAAACATTatgatatgaaaaataaataataataacataataacaacaatgataatattagtgataataataaatgcaacttttagattttttctttcattaaattTAATTCATTTGACTTTTATGGAATAAAGAATATTCTGTAACACTTCACAATTACTATGATTAAATAaggctttaaaatattttttcaatgttATTTCATGGTAACAATGTAGTTAACCAAGGTTAAGTACGGATGTTTTCTGTAAAGTGTTAAAAACTTAAAAGTTTTCAAACTTAAAAACTTaccacaaatgtatttattttttagttcgcttatttgtccatttatttattaactcATTCTGAAAACAATTTATACtcgcagaaaaacaaaaaaagtataaaaggaaataaataaacagtcaaaATTAATGTGatatcagaaataaaaaaacacatttgtttccGATCAATGGCCTGGTATCAATGCTATGTAGGTTGCCCTCAAAACTGGTAGCTAACAGAATAAAGCATGTGGTTGGTTAGCTGGTCTTAATTTCACACCCTGTTtgcaaacaatcaaaatattGGTTAAGGCTCTAAGCTGGTATTCCCAACATTACGGGTTCAATTCAAGAATCCCATTGACTCTTTTATCATCATGGCCCTGAGCAACACACTGAACAGATTGCTTCAGGGGAACTGCCCTTGCAAGCCGCGTAAGTGAAACTGCTAAATGAAAAGTAACTCAGAAGTGTGCTATTCCTGAATTTCCCACAGGGATCAGTGAAGCGTGGATTATTTTCATGAAGGCCAATGAAAACTGTTCACCTCACACCACTGAGCCCATTCATCATATGTTAAGATACTTACAAGATGCCTGTGAGGTaaataacattacaaatataCAGTCTCACTGTGTTcccatacagtacagtatgtctgTCTCTACATAACCACAGACTGCAGCAATTATCAAACACTCCAAACTTTcagcaaaaataaaagcagcTGTCTCTTACCTGGGGCATCCTTCAGCTCCTCTTCTGTGTTGCCCAGTTCAACGTCTAAATCGATACCCAGCACATTGTTCTGCTCATGATTTCGTGGTACTAGaagggagaaaagaaaacagaatgttTAGACTATAGTGATTCCCAACCAAGAGTAGACAATTAGTCTTTTTGGACTTTATGGAGAATTGGTGACAAGTGAGAGTGTGTATATCAAATATATGGTTGGATAACCAGAATGAAGTCAAGTCTTGTGATTAGTGTtcatgtagctcaattggtagagcattgcgttatcaagcgcaaggttggagGTTCGAtatcccgggaacacatgataggttaaaattgatagcctgaatgcactaagtcactttggataaaagcgtctgctaaatgcatacatttaattttaatttagtctATTGATTAAATTATCCCTCAAGCCTTTGCTTGTGAAAGCACTATGTGCAGCCTGTCCTTGAACCTAATAAGAACATGTAGAAAACCAACTTCATGCAGGTTTTCATGTTGGGGCTATACAACTTTGACATgcttgttattgtttttaattgattaaGGAGATATAATTATGCTTCATCCCTTTGAGTCTATTTGACTTATTTCCTCACTGTTATTTTCAGAGGCATCATTATTTATGAGGCCTATTTGAGCCCTGGAAGGCAGTGCAGGGTAACTGATTTATGACCTGAGGCAGGGCCGACTGGTAATGTAATCTGTCTAGGTGTCTTCTGTTTTCATTAGGTGTTGTCATCTGGATAGGAGGCTTTGGGGTGCAATTTGCTTCCCTGAAAAATCTGCCTTGTGGGAAGCCCAATATATGCGCAAAAAACGTTTATgaacatgaaggaaacaacaTAGTCCTTTGGGCCGGGAAATTGTTTTCGTGGATAGCCTTCATGGCCCAGTCCCGAATGATGCAGTCAGCGGTTCTCATCTGAATTCACACATTACAAAACGGAACATGGACTGTTGCATAGACTAGTGCGAGCTCAGCAAAGAGTGCAATGTGGTGCCATAGAGGAACTTGGGAGTAAGCTTCTGAATCATAAATTGATATGGGACAGCCTATGATATTATAGAATTCACAGAGAAGCATGTGTAGAGGTCGTAAGATTACATCATAAGACAACATCAAGTGAACGAAAGGGCTTTAAAGCAAGTGAGTTGCCAGCTATTTCCTAAGTAGCTCCAATCTACCTGAACATGGGAAAACTCCTGAAATTAAAGGTTTGTTAAGTTTTCTTTCAATAACAAGGCAAATCAGCAGTAATATCTGATAAAAATAGCATGGTTTTGCTTCTTTGGCACTGTTCAGGCTCAAAAGACTTTCAGGTTGCTTCAACAAATGTAGGGGTGACCATTCTTGCTCCTAGAGGTCCACTGTCCTGTAGAGTTTAACTCTAAACCTACCTGTACTTGAATCGaggtaatcaaggtcttcagaccCAGGCAGGTATGTTGGGATACGCTGAAGCTAAACTCTTCAAGTTGTTGGCCTTCCAGGACCAGGACTGGACACCTCTGGTCTATTAAAGACCTGGACCAGCTAATTATGTCCCTTAGGATCTAGTAATCTCCAGAATTACTAGAAAGTTCCAAGTTATTTAGGGCAGCTCAGAGCAAATCTCTGCatgacactggccctccaggagcgaGACTGGACATTAGTACATGCACATTCAACAGTAAAGCTGCGCTCACATTTACTGCTGTTTATCCACTTATTTCTATAAGAATCAAAGTGATAAGAAATTTTGTGTGAGACCGATAGATTTACCCATGCAGATTTGGCAAAGTGCTCAAGTTCGTTACTTTCTTGTTTTGAAAGTTACTTCTGGGTAAGACACCCAAATTTCATTAATTTGACACTTTAAGGCAGGGGGATTGTAACTGAATCTGAATAATACTCAAGCACATTAACTTACTGTGAACGTCCCCTCTTTGTTTCAGGGTAATGTCTTTGATGCTGTTATCAACTGGCGTCACAAACGGGATGAAAGGTCTGCGTGTTGGGATAAAGGGAACCAGCGCTGTAACCACCGGTGCTTTTGTGGTAGGTTGCTGGCGGGACGGGACTTTAGGTTTGGTTGTCACCACCACAGGGGGTTTACGTGTCGGGATGAGAGGCCTTCGGGTGGTGGTCACTGGGACTCTTGCTGGAGGGGTGATTTTTTTGGTTGGAGGAGGTATGGTGGTGGTTGTTGTTGTAGGTGAGATCCGTTTGGCCGTCACTGGTGGTCTGATTGTTGTGGTGGTCCTCCTTTGGTCTGAGCCTGGAATTTTATTGCCCCCTTTATTATTGTTGCTCGGCGTGGTCTTTCCAGGTCGCGGCGGGTCAATTACCACCTTTGGGATAGCTGAAGGGAGAACAAACAGGATTCTTGGTTTAATATGAAGTCAACGTGAAAtcaaaaacaagtcttttttcTCGTTGCGCAGGTTTAAACCTGGCCTAGCTCGTATTCAGAGGGTTTAACCCTTGAAGACCTAGAACTATTTTGGACTcgcctgtatttttttttcattaagttgatctccaaaaagtatttttatatttaaaaatatacaaatcttttatgtatttattaacattGCTATACATGGTTAAGTGTTGTTAAAGAAATAATACATCATATAGACTGACCAGTTGAAAAATGGAAAGAacgaaaaatgtaaacattaaaaaaaatgtagtgttcctgtagctcagttggtagagcattgcgctatcaagcgcaaggttgggggttcgattccccaggaacacatgataggttaaaattgatagcctgaatgcactgtaagtcgctttggataaaagcatctgctaaatgcattcatttaatgtaattttaaacaagACGAAAGACCAGCTTAATCAGGTTGAGACTAGCTAAGACTGACATAAgtttaagcattaaaaaaaaaacaaaaaaaaaacattcacatatTTGTCAAGACCAGAAATTcaattttccccctttttttgtgttgtttatttGAGTTACTCTAGCAATGCAATTCATCATTATTATctcaaatataaattataatcagAAAGAGACCATTCATTTTAACATTATGAAGTTAGGCTCCCGTAAATAAATTCACCATTCATTTTAGAGGAAAATAAAAAGGATGGTTTCAGCTCATGTGTACAATGAATGCACGAAAGCCATCCATTACAGTCAATACCAGAAATCTAAACCCTCGTGCTTGTGTCGTCCTTAAGGAGGAAACACTAAAGAATGAATGTGACAATGCTATCTCAGGTTGCACAGGAGCTTTGATATACGATTCCCAAAATGCCAGTAATTCAACCCTTTCACTTCTGAGTTACAACTGGATGAAAGTGTCAAGACCAGATGCTGAGGAGGGATGTGTTGCCTCATCGGTTTAACATTGATTAAATCAGGTGTCAGACTCACAACAACTGTATTTTTGTCCaattaacaaataataacaaGATAAAAAAGACTGCAGCGGGGAAGGCATAACACTACACCGATAAAGCCGCTGACAGTGGTGTAAAAGCAGCAGAGAGTGCACAGTTGTGATGTTATGTGATGCTCACGGTGAGCCTCTCTTTGTTCTCGAAGATTAAAAACATGGCAGCTATCAACCTCAGGTCACTCCTGACAAAAGTCACAGCAGACAAAAGATTTTCTTTCATTAGATCTGAagtattacaacaacaacaaattcctTCAGCCATATACTATTAAACTTTGAATTAATCAAATTATTGCccgctatttttttttatatttcatttattttttattttttataaaccatatatacccAGACATGTCATTTCTCTGTTTTGAATGGTTGATCATTTCAGACAGTAaagcatataaataaatgaaatagaaaaCTAATAGATGTATATGAGcactaatgttattattattttttttttacgaaatatgcagcaagggtgcattaaccggatgaaaaatgacagaaaaaacttCAAATCATCATACtgaaatgatcatgtgacattggggaaattcagctttgccatcacagaaattaattacattgtaaaatatatttaatggaaaacagtctttttaaattgaaaatatatgacacaatattacttttattgctgtttttttattaaatgaatactgcATTGGTGCACATgagaccaataaataaataattaaataaataaatatatatttcattcagGAATCTGACTCCACCATTCATGGATATTGTCCTTCCTGTCATTCAGCCACTATTCGCTCTGTTGACACTGTGCTATGGGATGCTGTCAAGCTGAAAGCTGAACACCTATGTTCAACTTCCTGGCTGAGGCTGGGGCTTTTTCTCAAGATTTTGCACCATCCATCTTGTTTTCTGTACTGACAAGTGCACCAATCCAAAGAAAAGGGGAAAACTCTACAAAGAGGACACATTTAGCATGGTGCTGCAACAAGACCTCACAGGTGACCAGGATAAACTTTTTTAACTAATAGATATCAGCAGCACACTTCCCAAGTTGATTAATCACAGCACATTAAGACAGTTGATTTTCAAAtacaagttttctgaaatgttatgtttaaataaacaaataatgcattatCTAATGAAATACGCACTCATTTGCATCCACTTCTTGGACAAAGCCAGGTTCAAAATGATTGATCTGTTGTTGACATATTTGAAATCTTCAGGTGTAAAAGTGTAATTAACATTTGAGTATGTATTTTGGATATCTTCTTTCCACTAGTCTGCAAGAAGTTGTGGAAGCAAATCTAAAAATTGACCAGTGCATGAAAAAGCAGCAGTTTTGCCTGTAGTGTTTTGCCTTAAGAAGCAGTGGTTTGCAACTAGATTGTGTCATTACTTTGTTGCCACCCTCCCTTTTAAGTCAGATCAGTCTTTGGAACAAAAAGGCCTGTGGCTCCTTCAGAGTCCATCAATCTTCTGGCAGCGTCTGTGATCAGCCTTTTGCTTGGTTATCTCCTTTCCAGCGACGACTGTATGCCTTCCACCTCCTAATGATAACCTTGCCTCAGCTCTTGTGCTTGAAAGCCTTAATACTAATGACTCCTGACTTAAGCCTTTCCAAACCTTTATCTTGAAGTGCTTTTGAAAGCACCGTTCCGCCTTATTTTACTTTACAGAGCtgattttaatctaaattaatcaaAATCACCGCAACTGAGAACAGATGGGGACCAATTAAATTGTTGCCTGAGCTGTAATGTGATTAGTTTATGCATGGAGTGTGCTCATTTATCcaaattagttatttttattgttgtgataTCATTTTAATTCTCAGTTTGGATTTCTGTATATCCACTGTAGCATTgcagataaataaaaacatttttcctCAAAGAATCTTTCAGTGATCTTAAAATACTTTTAGTTTTCTTAGTCTGAAGAACATTTGAATAACTTAAAGAACCATTTTCCACTATGAAGAACCTTTTgtttcatggatgttaaagattcttcatggaaccatagaggCAATAAACAACCTTTTCTTTTAAGAGTGTAGCGAGCTCTTAAGATGCAATCGCAGTGATTTTTAGGTTTGCATACTTACGTTTGCAGTCGTAGCCCACACCTCTGTAGTCATCCTTACACTTGCACTTGTATGAACCAGGTGTGTTATAGCAGGTAGCGTATGGACCACACTGGTGATGAATTGAAGAGCATTCATTCACAtctaaaaaatcattaaaacagaaaagaTCAGCTCTTTGAGATCAggcagatttaaaaataaaagtcataGTCTCTCTTCTAAAAcctacaataccattcaaaagtttggggttagcaagatttttttgttttcaatggagtctcttatgctcaccatcaCCAAGGtggcatttatctgatcaaaaatgcaacaaaaagtAATGTTGTGAGAAATTATTATGTGAGAGGAAGGCCAATGGTATTTACTgccttttcattattttcataatttgcaCACTTATGAGACGAATTGCAAAAAAGAAGCTTATTGGAATTTGTGAATGAGTAGAATTGAGTTCACGCAACAACTGAAAACAGCGTAGCCTAAAAAATCAATCATGGGATTTAACTGATGACTGTTAATCAAAATGACGATGGATTAAAATCAAGAAGTCGATATTGCTAAACCAGCACTAGCATCCACACATCTGATATATATTTCCCCGTTGTAGTTTATCCACATTGTGTGCATGAAATAGACACCGACTCACTCAAAATGCACCAATGGAGAAGCGAATGATTAAACATCTCAGGCTGAAAATGCCTCATACAGGCAACTCCCTCAGTTTTGGAACAGAGCGATCTTGTTATCCATTTATAAAACCGAAAAACGTGAAAGGTTGTTTAAAACAACTGGCAGTAGGCCTATATTATTTAAAACCTGGACTTGCCACAAAATGTCTGTGGTTGTCAGAAATGTGAGTTAAGTTTTCTGAATACTAAAGTATTTTAGAGtccataaatcaaataaaatctacTAATTCACATAGTTTGAAAGGTTTCTGGCTGTCAATGAATGTAATGACACACTCATCCTCTGTATTGACTCAAATCCGCTCACCTGTACACTGATATTTCCCGTTGATGTACTGCAGGTCAAAGCCATCATGGCACTTGCAGATGTAACTCCCAAATGTGTTGATGCACTTACGGAAACGTGGACAAACCGCTTGACCTGTGGCGCATTCATCCACATCTGCAAAACAAACATTTCTCCACTCATTTACAAGCTCCTCTGGTTTTTAAATCAAGATTGGAAgcagtttaaaatgttttagtgACTTAAACTCTGGTTCTTGATGTTTTCCAGTCAAATTCAATACTACTGTTATTCACGATCTGTGAACGTATATGTTGCATAATGCTGTCAGGATTCATTTCTGAGATGTTTACTGGCTCTTTGCACATTATTATTCCTCACATACTTTGATATTTTGTGTTGGCATATGCTGCATTTACTGTTTAGCTTAATTGCGATATGCATCAAGCAGAAAGTGTATGCTCTGCAGGAGTCTGAGAGCAGCGTGCAGCAAACTCGACACTTAAGTGTGCATGTGCAGACATCCATCTAACACAAGCTGCCCTCCTCGGAGCAATAAAAGTCTTCTGCTGAAATACCTGAAGACTTGAACACCTGTGCTGAGAAACATTAAGATGGTCAGTCTCTGATTGATGGTCCACTTTCAGAAAACTCACACTGTTTTCTACAGTCCCTTCCTCATAGCCTCCAGATAAAAGGCTGAAAGGTGGGAAAAATGTAAAGAGTGGGGCCTGAAAAATGTGTGTGCCACAGGTTAACTGAATCAGTTTGTTGCATTACATTTGTGATTTAGTGAACTGTGTGGTTAAGATGTGATtcttaaaaatgtttatgtaagATGCGGTCTCTGAGACTATGGCATGCCATTAAAGCAGTCATTAACGAATGCCACAATGAAATTTCCAAGCACTTAAAGCATAATTACCGCATCAAAAAGAAAGAAGCACAGCTCTTTTTCAAGGAGGTTCTGTAGCAGATGCGCAGCAGTAAATGAAAGTGACTATGTTTTGTTATACTTggtaattgtaatattttgtcaTCTTCTCtgacaaccaaaaaaaataaataaaaataaaaattacaattcacGATATTGCAATTCAACATAGACCTATACATTTTATCAGTATGTTCCTTCCCTGGAAATCTCTAGcattatatactgcatatatttaaatctgtcataaaaagcattaaaaaataaaatatataagaatttaattattattaatgttttattaagtattatatatcattatatagttACACATAAtgattatataaaatacataatataaatagtaatatataattatattaaatctaaacctttaaataaatgaaataaaaatacagatatatatatatatatatatatatatatatacgtatattattgcatgtaatatataatattttatataagtattattattattataatcattattataaaacatttataatatttttttcttaataaatgcCATTGCTAGTGTCTGTTAACAGTTGGAGgactgaaaatgaaatattaataataaataaataaaatacaaacaaatacgtacatacacacatttataaattattaatttataaataatataatatatattacatttatatatcatttaccaattaaaatatattaagcctACAGGTATATGCT
Encoded proteins:
- the LOC132142706 gene encoding nephronectin-like isoform X1; its protein translation is MWIIKFMFIWTCCFGVSADFDGRWPRQMASSNGLCRYGNRIDCCWGWTRVSWGQCQPPYVLTRRVFTMRCQPQAVCQHECKHGECVGPSKCKCHPGYTGKTCNQDVNECGLKPRPCKHRCMNTYGSYKCYCLNGYMLLPDGSCGNARTCSMANCQYGCEVMKGEVRCQCPSPGLQLAPDGRTCVDVDECATGQAVCPRFRKCINTFGSYICKCHDGFDLQYINGKYQCTDVNECSSIHHQCGPYATCYNTPGSYKCKCKDDYRGVGYDCKPIPKVVIDPPRPGKTTPSNNNKGGNKIPGSDQRRTTTTIRPPVTAKRISPTTTTTTIPPPTKKITPPARVPVTTTRRPLIPTRKPPVVVTTKPKVPSRQQPTTKAPVVTALVPFIPTRRPFIPFVTPVDNSIKDITLKQRGDVHIPRNHEQNNVLGIDLDVELGNTEEELKDAPDTGHLSCSFDHGLCGWIQRREGDLHWETTADPLGGRYLTISEGGEKRGGRGAQLILPLKMPWNEANLCLAFRHNMAGHHVGMLQVFVQKGRQHSPAVWGRTGGNGWRSTQITIWGNGLESVLVKGERRRGRKGEIALDDISLKRGSCQEEHNLRRL
- the LOC132142706 gene encoding nephronectin-like isoform X2, with translation MWIIKFMFIWTCCFGVSADFDGRWPRQMASSNGLCRYGNRIDCCWGWTRVSWGQCQPVCQHECKHGECVGPSKCKCHPGYTGKTCNQDVNECGLKPRPCKHRCMNTYGSYKCYCLNGYMLLPDGSCGNARTCSMANCQYGCEVMKGEVRCQCPSPGLQLAPDGRTCVDVDECATGQAVCPRFRKCINTFGSYICKCHDGFDLQYINGKYQCTDVNECSSIHHQCGPYATCYNTPGSYKCKCKDDYRGVGYDCKPIPKVVIDPPRPGKTTPSNNNKGGNKIPGSDQRRTTTTIRPPVTAKRISPTTTTTTIPPPTKKITPPARVPVTTTRRPLIPTRKPPVVVTTKPKVPSRQQPTTKAPVVTALVPFIPTRRPFIPFVTPVDNSIKDITLKQRGDVHIPRNHEQNNVLGIDLDVELGNTEEELKDAPDTGHLSCSFDHGLCGWIQRREGDLHWETTADPLGGRYLTISEGGEKRGGRGAQLILPLKMPWNEANLCLAFRHNMAGHHVGMLQVFVQKGRQHSPAVWGRTGGNGWRSTQITIWGNGLESVLVKGERRRGRKGEIALDDISLKRGSCQEEHNLRRL